From a region of the Leucoraja erinacea ecotype New England chromosome 6, Leri_hhj_1, whole genome shotgun sequence genome:
- the LOC129698309 gene encoding protocadherin-20, whose amino-acid sequence MRSRGGEHSASEHDQQNSEALLIPGLLPLEKSLSMDRGLGRRAVHHTKVQETCRWFFLVGLLLAGMSLASDLVYRVKEESPSRTLIGNLATDLKLGGSPDSGVTYNLASQPVDGRFVDLDRDTGELRTSDSQLDRERLCPEEPEQECWLFLDVILLPASLFRLLKISILVEDINDNPPRFPAASIGVSVAENAEPGSRYSLEPPAEDGDPGVHGVQSYRLSGDHAGFSLVTERTGGGGSPVPWLVLQAPLDRESRDLYQMVLVAEDGGSPPRSGTASLTVTVTDVNDNCPRYTESSLNVTVRSNATVGSPLARLLATDPDLGYNARIVYSYGDRVPASSARLFSLDSSSGVIRLAEPILGSTARLHRLTVLATGTGCSPVTAAVRLAIQPLQPAPPRVSPRYIAVQSDGVVYLKESEPARTPIALFTVSDPERSRPPRCYLQGPGPFPFRLAPYRAFRDEYLLETSQDLDYELVPEYEVTVVAESADGLALRTHLTIRLLDENDNSPVFLQPVLDVDIEENKPAGSFLARVEASDADSGRMGSVTFALLPGALPAFGLDKHSGVLTVAAPLDREEQEKYRILVKAIDGGTPARESTATVLLTVLDTNDNSPRFINKDFNFFVPEDHPSFSEIGVIGVMDADAGINGWMALSILNGSDQFVIDTGRGNLMAKAPLDREQQSSYVLWVQATDGGVPALSTIAKVTVLLTDVNDNPPLVLFPQSNLSFLLVAPSTAPGSSITEVYAVDKDTGMNAVIAYSIIGHRGPRPETFVIDTGTGNITLIGTLVKNDYGLYRLLVKVSDHGYPEPLHSTVIVNLFVNETLSNESYIENLLRKEPDIRIEESLPETRTDPFQTEVNVFPCQTVLIALSGLCFGLLILVFGLGPKLQGQRTATIQFNSCFFLWLTKQSEKRYGCLQFQNY is encoded by the exons ATGAGAAGCCGGGGAGGAGAGCACAGTGCCAGTGAGCACGACCAGCAGAACAGCGAAGCGCTCCTGATCCCAGGGCTCCTTCCCCTTGAAAAGTCCCTCAGCATGGATCGAGGCTTGGGCCGGCGTGCTGTCCACCACACCAAGGTCCAG GAAACGTGCCGGTGGTTTTTCCTGGTGGGATTGCTTCTCGCTGGCATGAGCCTGGCGTCTGACCTGGTGTACAGAGTGAAGGAAGAGTCCCCGAGCAGGACCCTCATAGGCAACCTTGCCACCGACCTCAAGCTGGGAGGCTCGCCCGACTCCGGGGTCACCTACAACTTGGCGTCGCAACCGGTGGACGGGCGCTTCGTGGATCTGGACCGGGACACGGGGGAGCTGCGGACCTCAGACTCGCAGCTGGACCGTGAGAGGTTGTGCCCCGAAGAGCCGGAGCAGGAATGCTGGCTCTTCCTCGATGTCATCTTGCTGCCCGCCAGCCTCTTCAGACTGCTCAAGATCAGCATCTTGGTGGAGGACATCAACGACAACCCGCCGCGGTTCCCTGCAGCCAGCATCGGCGTGTCGGTGGCGGAGAACGCCGAGCCCGGTTCCCGCTACTCGCTGGAGCCGCCCGCGGAGGACGGAGACCCGGGCGTTCACGGGGTGCAGAGCTACCGGCTGTCCGGGGACCACGCCGGCTTCTCGCTGGTCACCGAGCGGACTGGCGGCGGCGGCTCCCCGGTGCCGTGGCTGGTGTTACAGGCGCCCCTGGACCGGGAATCCCGAGACCTGTACCAGATGGTGTTGGTGGCAGAGGACGGCGGCTCTCCCCCCCGCTCCGGCACCGCCAGCctcaccgtcaccgtcaccgATGTCAACGACAACTGCCCGCGTTACACCGAGTCCAGCCTCAACGTTACGGTCCGCTCCAACGCCACGGTGGGTAGCCCGCTCGCCCGGCTGCTCGCCACCGACCCCGACCTGGGCTACAACGCCCGCATCGTCTACTCCTACGGCGACCGGGTGCCAGCCAGCTCGGCGCGGCTCTTCAGCCTGGACAGCAGCTCGGGGGTGATCCGGTTGGCCGAGCCCATCCTGGGCAGCACGGCGAGGCTGCACCGTCTGACTGTGTTGGCCACGGGCACCGGCTGCAGCCCGGTCACCGCTGCCGTGCGTCTGGCCATCCAGCCGCTGCAGCCGGCGCCGCCCCGGGTCAGCCCTCGCTACATCGCCGTGCAGTCGGACGGCGTGGTTTACCTGAAGGAGAGCGAACCCGCCCGCACTCCCATCGCCTTGTTCACCGTCAGCGACCCCGAGCGCAGCCGCCCTCCCCGCTGCTACCTGCAGGGCCCGGGCCCGTTCCCGTTCCGCCTCGCCCCCTACCGCGCCTTCCGAGACGAGTACCTGCTGGAGACCTCGCAGGACCTCGACTACGAGCTGGTGCCCGAGTACGAGGTGACCGTGGTGGCCGAGAGCGCCGACGGCCTCGCCCTCCGGACCCACCTCACGATCCGGCTGCTGGACGAGAACGACAACTCGCCCGTCTTCCTCCAGCCCGTGTTGGACGTGGACATCGAGGAGAACAAGCCGGCCGGCAGCTTCCTGGCCAGAGTGGAGGCCAGCGACGCGGACAGCGGGCGGATGGGCAGTGTCACCTTCGCCCTGCTCCCCGGAGCCCTGCCCGCCTTCGGCCTGGACAAACACAGCGGGGTGCTCACGGTGGCGGCGCCGCTCGACCGCGAGGAACAGGAGAAGTATCGCATCTTGGTCAAGGCTATCGATGGCGGGACCCCGGCCCGGGAATCGACGGCCACCGTCCTCCTCACCGTGCTGGACACCAATGATAACAGCCCCAGGTTCATCAACAAGGACTTCAACTTCTTTGTCCCCGAAGACCACCCGAGTTTCAGCGAGATTGGAGTGATCGGCGTTATGGATGCTGACGCTGGAATCAACGGCTGGATGGCTCTGTCCATCCTCAACGGCAGTGACCAATTTGTCATCGACACGGGCAGGGGGAACCTCATGGCCAAAGCCCCCTTGGACCGGGAGCAACAGAGCTCCTATGTACTCTGGGTCCAAGCTACAGACGGCGGGGTGCCTGCTCTGTCCACTATAGCGAAGGTGACTGTTCTCCTAACGGATGTCAATGATAACCCACCGTTGGTCTTGTTCCCTCAGTCCAATCTCTCTTTTCTTCTGGTGGCCCCATCCACAGCTCCTGGGTCTTCCATCACCGAAGTGTATGCGGTTGACAAAGACACGGGAATGAATGCTGTCATTGCTTACAGCATCATTGGCCACAGAGGACCCCGTCCAGAGACCTTTGTCATTGACACAGGAACGGGTAACATCACCTTAATTGGGACTTTGGTGAAGAATGACTATGGACTATATAGACTGCTGGTCAAAGTCAGTGATCACGGTTACCCAGAGCCACTTCACTCCACAGTCATTGTCAATCTCTTTGTCAATGAAACATTGAGCAATGAAAGTTACATAGAAAACCTGCTGAGGAAGGAGCCCGACATCAGGATTGAGGAAAGTCTCCCAGAGACCAGGACTGACCCTTTTCAAACAGAAGTCAACGTATTCCCCTGCCAGACTGTGTTGATAGCACTATCTGGTTTATGCTTTGGCCTTCTGATCTTGGTATTTGGTTTG GGCCCCAAACTCCAGGGACAAAGAACTGCAACAATCCAATTCAACTCTTGCTTCTTTCTTTGGCTGACCAAGCAATCAGAAAAAAGATACG GTTGCCTTCAGTTCCAAAACTATTGA